Proteins from a genomic interval of Alteromonas stellipolaris:
- a CDS encoding RHS repeat-associated core domain-containing protein — MKTLIFNSQRTILTSAMAIFSILIVNTAIANTPNTYAELDNLNRYKEDINYDLVGFEKFNESISLFSGELSVGNVDLEIPGNGSLNLAVKRYYKQPDYTFSHSYKMPPANNADYLLGSGWNIHFGYVTDYRHSSKSRFDHNRNSVVKPSSGKEFTKCHNINDPIVLNGATYHIVTPEGRQEASHPHLSNDWRVTESGWRGGCAQTGFIFYSPEGHKYTFDKIKYEAENGGNNKSYGWYASKIEDKHGNTLTINYASGERAVVSYVVSSDSRRFDFGYGTVNGKKRLTKIYSDTHEVTYHYDSLGNLETVKRNGIQIWSYTYESFQGYSAGDNNVFLIGSITTETQGRYDYEYYTGISGFSGEHEPFKVHTKTTSGNLPSHSISYEYKFGAHSGGSLVNNEPGDVYFYMGSTSSYRNNKHTIAKESDRCTVYDYHSDGQGTWLSGQLARKKTYSNNSCRTLLETENYQYYPVKLSGSNAQRDIYAYKAGYEAIIVDRNIYKSALKEKEIIREGNNYKTEFDDFTLYGSPKTLIEHSSIGSYRTLESKFISPGFEYGVDLLEEQLLKDSNGNVENTLNYTFHPDYSIKTIVQNGVTNTFDYHSSGDLKMITYNGSQRYDLLESYYRGRPRKITQPCPIANTCSTANQSTNNTVVMKREINSDGSVKSVTDYRGNKTTLGYDDLSRLDSVDYSDTKWTDVSITFSYVTTSEDSLSGSRIKVGSLKQSVAKGNYRKVTYYDGMIRPVYVYSRDTTVSDRIYQGFEYDADGLSTLQTYPSSLSNNWQGVRTRFDALRRVLRQEHTADTSKGSTFSYLDDFMVSELDGEGNTKTTTYLEYGSPTYSLPRKVEVPDSDDTSIAYNAMNQATTITQGSTSETRIYDSNARLCKTIRPETGIDAYAYNSRNQISWVAEGTLGSATECDSTSVPSSHKTVVTYNALNLLHKENFPDSSPDRTYYYDESGNLEQLNAGTVVNSYTYNSLNLLESETLSVNGKRIAPSGSTPSLDYVYNKLGNLSSLTYPDGYAVSFSPDALGRPTKATRTKSGEPSFNYATGATFYANGQINTFNYGNGITHKTYLTSYQTPQRIRDSKVTLIVMDYKYTYDNNFNIDSITDNLDSGYSLTRLDYDGSNRLEATIGGNKIGSSTIVYDGLGNIDTYTSKNRDLSYIYDTTKNRLTSVSGFLGRYSSINYDGRGNVTNNGRHSFTYNRANQLINAKGTTNSYTYDGHSRRVKQKDGSGTSYSLYSKSGQLLYRETPDGGINYVYLANKLIAKDGHVEVRTGKMHYRPFGETLETQTDDVGYTGHKYDTDIGLSYMQARYYDPVIGRFYSNDPIGFRDVHSFNRYAYANNNPYKYIDPDGRDSIFIARPLSRTNKAQHGFAITTNVDSNGQHSLASRFSYGPVDQDGNDPLRNVTGSGDATDIADAGYANHVINSLNNGTPLPDGVFTSTINAADAVTEAVGNAIIGNDDYETVPSLQPGPGANSNSASALLGQMASGIAGNTFALPEGANLPGAEASNINNVQVNQEQLKRDLSLITH; from the coding sequence ATGAAAACGTTAATATTCAATAGTCAGCGGACCATACTGACGTCTGCCATGGCTATATTTTCTATTCTAATTGTCAACACAGCCATAGCAAATACACCAAACACTTACGCAGAATTGGATAACTTGAACCGGTACAAAGAGGATATTAATTATGACCTCGTAGGTTTCGAAAAGTTTAACGAATCTATATCCCTTTTCTCAGGAGAGCTATCTGTCGGGAATGTTGACCTAGAAATCCCGGGCAACGGAAGCCTTAACCTCGCGGTTAAGCGCTATTACAAGCAACCTGACTATACGTTTTCTCATTCGTATAAAATGCCGCCCGCAAATAATGCTGACTATTTGTTAGGATCGGGGTGGAATATTCACTTCGGCTACGTTACTGATTACAGGCACTCTAGTAAATCAAGATTTGACCACAATAGGAATTCGGTGGTCAAACCTAGCTCGGGCAAAGAATTCACAAAATGCCACAACATAAATGACCCAATAGTGCTAAATGGTGCAACTTATCATATTGTGACACCCGAAGGGAGACAGGAAGCTTCCCACCCTCATTTAAGTAACGATTGGAGAGTTACAGAGTCTGGATGGAGAGGCGGGTGTGCACAAACTGGTTTTATCTTCTACTCACCAGAAGGCCACAAATATACTTTCGACAAAATTAAATATGAAGCCGAGAATGGAGGTAATAACAAGAGCTATGGTTGGTACGCCAGTAAAATAGAAGATAAGCATGGCAATACATTAACCATCAATTATGCTTCTGGTGAGCGTGCAGTGGTGAGCTATGTAGTGTCTAGTGATAGTCGTCGCTTTGACTTCGGCTATGGAACAGTTAACGGCAAGAAGCGATTAACCAAAATATACAGCGACACCCATGAGGTGACCTACCACTATGACTCATTAGGTAACCTTGAAACTGTCAAACGTAATGGAATACAAATTTGGAGTTACACATACGAATCTTTCCAAGGGTACAGTGCTGGCGACAATAATGTGTTTTTGATTGGCTCGATAACCACAGAAACGCAGGGGCGATATGACTATGAATACTACACTGGAATATCAGGCTTTTCGGGAGAGCATGAACCATTTAAGGTTCATACCAAAACTACATCAGGAAACTTACCTAGCCATTCAATTTCTTATGAATATAAATTTGGAGCCCACTCTGGGGGCTCCTTAGTTAACAACGAACCTGGTGATGTTTACTTTTACATGGGCTCTACTTCAAGTTACAGGAACAACAAACATACCATTGCGAAAGAAAGCGACCGTTGTACGGTTTACGATTACCATTCGGATGGTCAAGGCACTTGGTTATCTGGACAACTGGCTAGAAAGAAAACATACAGTAACAACAGCTGCAGAACGTTACTGGAAACCGAAAACTATCAATACTATCCAGTCAAATTGAGCGGCTCCAATGCGCAAAGAGATATCTATGCTTACAAGGCAGGCTATGAAGCCATCATTGTAGACAGAAATATTTATAAAAGTGCACTTAAAGAAAAAGAAATCATTCGTGAAGGTAATAACTATAAAACCGAGTTTGATGATTTCACCCTTTACGGCTCACCCAAAACCTTAATTGAGCATAGCAGTATTGGTAGTTATAGAACCTTAGAGAGCAAGTTTATCAGTCCAGGCTTCGAATATGGCGTCGACTTACTTGAGGAGCAACTGCTTAAAGACTCGAATGGCAATGTTGAAAATACACTCAATTATACTTTTCACCCTGATTACAGTATTAAGACAATAGTACAAAACGGAGTGACCAATACGTTCGATTACCATTCTTCAGGTGATTTAAAGATGATTACCTACAATGGAAGTCAAAGGTACGATTTACTTGAGTCATATTACAGAGGAAGACCTAGAAAAATTACTCAACCATGTCCAATAGCTAATACTTGCAGCACTGCCAATCAAAGCACGAACAACACAGTTGTTATGAAAAGAGAGATAAATTCTGATGGAAGCGTAAAGAGTGTCACTGACTACCGAGGAAATAAGACAACGCTAGGCTATGATGATTTATCGCGGCTTGATAGTGTCGATTATTCTGATACTAAGTGGACTGATGTGAGTATTACTTTCAGCTATGTCACCACTTCCGAAGACTCACTTTCGGGGAGCAGAATAAAAGTAGGCTCACTAAAACAGAGCGTCGCTAAAGGTAATTACAGAAAAGTAACTTATTATGATGGAATGATAAGACCAGTTTATGTGTATAGCAGAGATACAACAGTTTCTGATCGAATTTATCAAGGATTTGAGTACGACGCTGATGGACTTAGTACATTACAAACTTATCCAAGCTCGCTATCTAACAACTGGCAAGGGGTAAGAACGCGCTTCGATGCCCTTCGTAGAGTATTGAGGCAAGAGCACACCGCGGACACCAGTAAAGGCTCTACCTTTTCTTATCTTGATGATTTCATGGTGTCTGAATTGGATGGAGAAGGAAACACAAAGACAACCACATACCTTGAGTACGGTTCTCCTACCTATTCACTTCCTAGAAAAGTGGAGGTGCCCGATAGTGATGATACGTCAATTGCTTACAATGCCATGAATCAGGCAACAACTATCACTCAAGGTTCGACATCAGAAACCCGTATCTATGATAGTAATGCTCGACTTTGTAAGACAATACGCCCAGAAACAGGTATCGATGCATACGCCTATAATTCGAGAAACCAAATTAGTTGGGTTGCTGAAGGAACATTGGGAAGCGCGACAGAATGTGATAGTACAAGTGTCCCGAGTTCACACAAAACAGTTGTAACCTATAACGCATTAAATCTATTGCATAAAGAAAACTTCCCAGACTCATCTCCAGACAGAACATATTACTATGATGAAAGTGGTAACCTTGAACAGCTGAACGCTGGTACGGTTGTTAATTCATATACCTACAATAGCTTGAACTTGCTAGAAAGTGAGACACTATCTGTCAATGGCAAACGTATTGCACCCAGTGGCTCAACACCCTCTTTGGACTATGTATATAATAAACTTGGTAACCTAAGCTCTCTTACTTATCCAGATGGCTATGCAGTAAGTTTTTCCCCTGACGCTCTCGGTAGACCAACTAAAGCCACTCGAACGAAGTCAGGTGAACCTTCGTTCAACTACGCTACTGGCGCAACGTTCTATGCAAATGGGCAGATTAATACATTTAATTATGGCAATGGCATCACTCACAAAACGTATCTAACAAGTTATCAAACTCCTCAAAGAATAAGAGACTCTAAAGTCACTTTGATAGTCATGGATTACAAATATACTTATGACAATAATTTTAATATCGATAGCATTACTGATAACTTAGACAGTGGTTATAGTTTAACGAGACTTGATTACGATGGGAGTAACAGGCTTGAAGCCACAATTGGCGGTAATAAAATTGGCAGTAGTACCATTGTTTATGATGGCCTTGGTAACATCGATACTTACACGAGCAAAAATCGAGATCTGAGTTACATCTATGATACTACAAAAAATCGACTCACCTCTGTGTCGGGCTTTCTAGGTAGATACTCATCAATTAATTATGATGGAAGAGGAAATGTCACCAATAATGGCCGCCACTCATTTACATATAACCGAGCCAACCAACTTATTAATGCCAAAGGTACAACAAACTCTTACACCTACGACGGCCATAGCAGACGTGTAAAACAAAAAGACGGGAGCGGTACTTCATACTCATTGTACAGCAAGTCAGGCCAGCTACTTTACCGAGAAACACCTGATGGAGGCATTAATTATGTGTACTTGGCTAACAAACTGATAGCAAAAGACGGACATGTTGAAGTTAGAACAGGAAAAATGCACTACAGACCGTTTGGGGAAACTTTAGAAACGCAGACTGACGACGTAGGCTACACTGGTCATAAATATGATACGGATATCGGATTAAGCTATATGCAGGCACGATACTATGATCCGGTGATTGGGCGGTTTTATTCGAATGATCCTATCGGGTTCCGTGATGTACATAGTTTCAATCGCTATGCATACGCGAACAATAACCCTTATAAATATATTGATCCTGATGGTAGAGATTCAATTTTTATCGCAAGGCCTCTTAGTCGAACAAACAAGGCGCAGCACGGTTTTGCAATAACTACCAATGTGGATAGTAATGGTCAACATTCACTAGCGTCCCGTTTTAGTTATGGCCCAGTGGATCAAGATGGTAATGATCCCCTGAGAAATGTTACAGGATCTGGTGATGCTACAGATATTGCAGATGCTGGATATGCCAATCATGTTATAAATTCTTTAAATAATGGAACGCCACTGCCAGATGGCGTGTTTACTTCAACAATAAATGCAGCAGATGCTGTAACTGAAGCTGTAGGTAACGCCATAATAGGGAACGATGATTATGAAACCGTTCCTTCCCTTCAGCCGGGGCCGGGGGCTAATAGTAACTCGGCATCTGCGCTTCTTGGGCAAATGGCGTCAGGCATAGCAGGGAATACCTTTGCTTTACCAGAAGGAGCTAACCTACCGGGTGCGGAAGCTTCAAATATAAATAATGTTCAAGTGAATCAGGAACAATTAAAGAGAGATTTATCTCTAATAACTCACTAA
- a CDS encoding PD-(D/E)XK nuclease family protein — protein MSVIITPNNRLAKEKSESLVLAAMREKATFVVDAPNVLSLSTFIEQLYEQAQSNGYPPALNHVLTSTEKVFLHWVDIIRNDEELQTLMPPTELANDVTSAYRHMLLWEQSEVNLSPDSQESALFKKWLKVYRQRTKGVVCEQMAIPIVIEAFREGVLRLPEHITFHAFDDFPPLIDTFIAALEENTAVEICDAKNEAPAILSQTSAYDDREQLSKAANWAYNKLDLEPTARIAIVIPELANKRDKIISALDNVFEPQKILPHIPHYVQPYNISMGESLSSQPVIRFTQTLLKIGLNLSDTSTLMQVVTSPFLSHSDKESWKRAIFKLNLREYPEQMTLLNLIEAEDCPSNLYSAIKQFVAKLLGAPDKDVMANWLSLFENALEAAGWPGERSLNSIEFQAIKQYKTQLSRVCTHYSFEQVTMETALFYFNLALNSTIFAPESEDSPIQVLGLLEAAGLQFDYIYLLDMNDSVFPAKASPTPFLPELLQKELGMPHADPARELEFSKALIDRYTHSAKEIIYSYCEYDRDKELSPTIFVSGTQLGANTFNVNELNYEDLLYRKIPIEVIQDEPVPVDAGQAEGTTALLSDQAKCPFSAFMKHRVKVREKAKSHMGFSPIQRGNALHNAMLHFWKGVQDQATLLSLSADALNDAIAGAVAYGLNVEDVIDNIEPTLMQMETQLLTKVIGNWLDIEKQRPPFAIDALEKKSHVKFGPVGINLRIDRVDLLSTDKKEAHPQDESKRGVIDYKLSEGTTAPLLSEKPFEDAQLPVYALAEKNVDMVGYASFKPDYEKLDAVAGQSCDEVAKVDGRNVRPVKDDFASTLENWNSRLVELANDYIEGTANITPSVNACRYCPYSLICRVSVR, from the coding sequence ATGAGCGTGATAATCACCCCCAACAATCGACTAGCTAAAGAGAAGTCTGAATCACTTGTATTGGCTGCTATGAGAGAGAAAGCTACCTTCGTCGTTGATGCACCAAACGTACTTTCCCTTTCGACGTTCATTGAGCAACTATATGAACAGGCTCAAAGTAACGGCTATCCACCGGCTTTAAACCATGTACTTACTTCTACCGAAAAAGTGTTCTTACACTGGGTTGATATAATTCGAAACGATGAAGAGTTACAAACTTTAATGCCACCTACTGAATTGGCTAACGATGTAACGAGCGCATACCGCCATATGCTTTTGTGGGAGCAATCTGAAGTTAATTTATCACCCGATTCACAAGAGTCAGCGTTATTTAAAAAATGGTTGAAGGTATACAGACAACGAACGAAAGGTGTTGTCTGTGAGCAAATGGCTATACCGATAGTCATTGAAGCATTTCGAGAAGGCGTACTTCGCTTACCGGAGCACATCACTTTCCATGCTTTTGATGATTTCCCACCATTAATCGACACCTTTATCGCAGCCCTAGAGGAAAACACGGCCGTAGAGATATGTGACGCTAAAAATGAGGCACCGGCAATACTTTCACAGACCAGTGCTTATGACGACAGAGAACAACTTTCTAAAGCTGCTAATTGGGCATACAACAAATTGGATTTAGAACCCACGGCTCGCATAGCAATCGTAATTCCTGAGTTGGCGAATAAACGGGATAAGATAATCTCGGCGTTAGACAACGTGTTCGAGCCTCAAAAAATTCTGCCTCATATTCCGCATTACGTTCAGCCCTATAATATTTCAATGGGCGAGTCGTTATCTTCACAACCGGTTATTCGGTTTACCCAAACTTTGCTCAAAATAGGGCTAAATCTGAGCGACACATCAACCCTGATGCAAGTAGTAACTTCCCCTTTCCTTTCTCACTCAGATAAAGAGTCTTGGAAACGGGCTATATTCAAATTGAATTTGCGTGAATACCCAGAGCAAATGACCTTACTTAATCTTATTGAAGCAGAAGACTGCCCGAGCAACTTATACAGTGCAATTAAGCAATTTGTTGCAAAGCTCTTAGGCGCTCCTGATAAAGATGTGATGGCGAATTGGTTAAGTCTATTTGAAAATGCTTTGGAGGCAGCGGGTTGGCCTGGAGAGCGCTCACTTAACTCCATTGAGTTCCAAGCAATTAAGCAATATAAGACTCAGCTTAGTCGTGTGTGTACGCATTATTCGTTTGAACAAGTCACCATGGAAACTGCCCTGTTTTATTTCAATCTAGCCCTTAATTCGACAATTTTTGCGCCAGAGTCTGAGGATAGTCCTATTCAGGTGCTAGGTTTACTCGAAGCAGCCGGCTTACAGTTTGATTACATCTATTTATTGGACATGAATGATTCCGTCTTTCCGGCCAAAGCTTCACCGACGCCATTTTTACCAGAACTGCTCCAGAAAGAATTGGGCATGCCTCATGCTGATCCTGCTCGCGAATTGGAGTTTTCAAAAGCGTTAATTGACCGTTACACGCATTCTGCCAAGGAGATTATTTATTCTTACTGCGAATATGACCGTGATAAAGAGCTCTCGCCTACAATATTTGTATCTGGTACCCAGCTTGGTGCAAATACTTTTAACGTCAATGAGCTTAACTACGAAGACTTGTTGTATCGAAAGATTCCGATTGAAGTAATTCAAGATGAACCGGTACCGGTGGATGCTGGTCAAGCTGAAGGCACAACTGCCTTACTTTCCGACCAAGCCAAGTGCCCTTTCAGTGCATTCATGAAGCATAGAGTAAAAGTGCGTGAGAAAGCTAAATCGCATATGGGGTTTAGCCCAATCCAAAGGGGGAACGCACTGCACAATGCAATGTTACATTTTTGGAAGGGGGTACAAGACCAAGCCACATTACTCAGTTTGTCTGCAGATGCACTTAATGATGCCATAGCCGGTGCCGTTGCTTACGGTCTGAATGTAGAAGATGTCATTGATAATATTGAACCCACTTTGATGCAAATGGAAACTCAACTGCTTACCAAAGTTATAGGGAACTGGTTAGACATTGAAAAACAACGCCCCCCCTTTGCCATTGATGCACTCGAGAAAAAGTCTCACGTCAAATTTGGCCCTGTCGGCATTAATTTAAGGATCGACCGCGTTGACTTGTTAAGCACGGACAAAAAGGAAGCGCACCCTCAAGATGAATCTAAGCGCGGAGTAATAGACTACAAGCTCAGCGAAGGCACTACGGCACCGTTATTGAGTGAAAAGCCCTTTGAAGATGCGCAGCTACCCGTTTATGCATTAGCAGAAAAGAATGTGGACATGGTTGGCTATGCTTCATTTAAGCCCGATTATGAGAAACTTGATGCAGTAGCAGGTCAAAGCTGTGATGAGGTAGCGAAGGTTGATGGCAGAAATGTAAGGCCTGTTAAAGACGATTTTGCGAGCACCTTGGAAAATTGGAATAGCCGGTTGGTTGAATTGGCAAACGATTACATAGAGGGTACGGCGAATATTACCCCCTCTGTCAACGCCTGCCGATATTGCCCATACTCTTTAATTTGTAGGGTGAGCGTTCGGTAA
- a CDS encoding acyltransferase family protein, whose product MSRDSYWDGLRALLLFLVLNEHIARMLHPVLLNSEVLIDNSGGIDVALFFSPIQLLFNGAAAVSVMFCLTGYLISRSAFKSQNLLSFDVIILFLKRYLRICTPIVGAMIITYLAIATGVFEPQRLSPLFITTFGYEPFNLDVSFVDMIKQALVTSPFLMNRDNNPMLWVVSVELYASFALYLLCLITTNKWLKGNIQIMVSLSVCAVLICLNHHEISIAFVLGHTLAVLERFNLLRHRKLLSVIATIALGGFLFVLKGGEQNPFNFVGAGVHQLDSQYIVYGWGGAGLMLLIMLSKRCQRCLSSKPLQLVGKASYSMLLIHIIALVIATKWGAYVAPHDVVYQYMFVSIVTYIGTFWLGTGLYLAIEKPVLKLLTRLPLGSNIKLVTADLPNAHPTN is encoded by the coding sequence ATGAGCCGTGACTCTTACTGGGATGGGTTGAGGGCGCTATTGCTATTCTTAGTTCTTAATGAGCATATCGCACGTATGCTTCACCCAGTACTTCTCAATTCCGAAGTGCTTATCGATAATTCCGGTGGTATTGATGTGGCCCTTTTTTTTAGTCCAATTCAATTACTATTTAACGGCGCTGCAGCAGTAAGCGTGATGTTTTGTTTAACCGGCTATCTGATATCAAGAAGCGCATTCAAATCTCAGAACTTGCTTTCCTTTGACGTCATTATATTGTTCTTAAAGCGGTATCTTCGCATCTGCACACCCATAGTGGGCGCGATGATAATCACCTATCTAGCCATTGCTACAGGGGTGTTCGAACCACAACGTTTGTCTCCGTTATTCATCACAACATTTGGCTATGAGCCATTCAACCTCGATGTCTCATTCGTTGATATGATTAAGCAGGCATTAGTTACCAGTCCTTTTTTAATGAACAGAGATAACAACCCCATGCTATGGGTGGTCAGTGTCGAATTGTACGCAAGCTTTGCCCTTTATCTATTGTGTTTAATAACAACTAATAAATGGCTAAAAGGTAATATCCAAATCATGGTGTCCCTTTCGGTATGTGCGGTCTTGATTTGCCTAAACCATCATGAAATTAGTATTGCCTTCGTTTTAGGCCATACCTTGGCAGTATTAGAGCGATTTAACTTACTACGTCATAGAAAGCTTCTCTCAGTAATAGCCACAATTGCTCTGGGTGGATTTCTATTTGTATTAAAAGGGGGAGAGCAAAACCCATTTAATTTTGTAGGGGCTGGTGTGCATCAATTAGATTCACAATATATTGTTTATGGCTGGGGGGGCGCGGGATTAATGTTGCTAATCATGTTGAGTAAACGGTGTCAGCGATGTTTATCATCTAAGCCATTGCAGTTGGTAGGTAAGGCAAGTTATAGCATGTTGCTGATACATATTATTGCACTAGTTATAGCAACGAAGTGGGGAGCATATGTCGCCCCCCATGATGTAGTTTATCAATACATGTTTGTTTCAATAGTGACCTATATAGGTACGTTTTGGTTAGGTACCGGTCTTTATCTTGCTATTGAAAAACCGGTACTCAAACTGCTAACTCGACTACCACTGGGAAGTAATATCAAACTAGTCACGGCAGATTTACCGAACGCTCACCCTACAAATTAA